Genomic DNA from Shouchella patagoniensis:
TATCAATTTAGAAGATTCTGATTGTATATTTATTGGTTTGACTTACGGGCATATAACTTTACAGATAAGTAAAACCCACTTATTGTTGTTGTGTTAATCATGGTTTTGTTGATTACTTAAAAACAGGACAGATAAAGAAGTGACAATAGAAAGCGACTTTTACTTTGGAGAAATTTAGCTTTTTTGCTAATGCCGAGGATTGAAAAGGCTTGAAAAAAGATACCTTACTTTATCTCTTATTGAGGGCACAGGAGGCGTTACATATGGCAGAGAAATATATTTTATCAATTGACCAAGGGACAACGAGTACTCGTTCAATTTTGTTTAATAAAGAGGGAGAGGTTGTTCACACTGCGCAAAGAGAATTTCAGCAGTATTTCCCAAAACCAGGTTGGGTCGAGCACGACGCAAATGAAATTTGGAACTCGACGCTTTCGGTCATCTCCACTCTTTTTACGGAAACAGAGGTGGACCCAAAAAATATAGAAGCAATTGGGATTACAAACCAAAGAGAAACAACCGTTGTTTGGGATAAAAAAACTGGGAAACCAGTTTACAATGCGCTCGTATGGCAATCACGACAAACGCAAGGCATTTGCAATGAGTTACGCGATGCGGGACATAATGAGTTATTCCGAAGTAAAACAGGTCTTTTGATTGACCCATATTTTTCAGGCACAAAAGTAAAGTGGATTTTTGACAATGTGGAAGGAACGAAAGAGCGGGCAGCAAGAGGAGAGTTACTCTTCGGAACGATTGATTCGTGGTTAATCTGGAAGCTTAGTGGCGGCAAAGCGCATGTGACAGACTATACAAATGCTGCGAGAACATTAATGTTTAATATACATGACCTTAAATGGGATGAAGAACTGCTAAATATACTAGGCGTACCTCAGACGATGCTTCCAGAGGTAAAATCATCTTCTGAAGTTTATGCGAAAACGGTCGATTATCATTTCTTTGGTGAAAACATTCCAATTGCGGGCATTGCAGGTGATCAAAGTGCAGCATTATTTGGACAAGCGTGTTTTGAAAAAGGAATGGTTAAAAACACGTATGGTACTGGTTGCTTTATTTTAATGAATACAGGTGAAGAAGCGGTTATATCTGAAAATGGTCTATTAACGACGATTGCGTGGGGCATTGATGGGAAAGTAGAGTATGCGTTAGAAGGCAGTATTTTTGTTGCAGGATCAGCGATACAGTGGCTTCGTGATGGTGTGAAGTTACTTGATGATGCAAAAGAAAGTGAACGGATGGCAACGAGCATTGAGTCGTCAGATGGTGTATATGTCGTACCTGCTTTTGTTGGGCTGGGGACTCCTTATTGGGATAGTGACGCGCGAGGAACAATGTTTGGTTTAACGCGCGGAACGTCTCGTGAGCATATTGTCCGTGCAACGCTTGAATCGTTAGCTTATCAAACAAAAGACGTGATGGACGCGATGGAATCTGACTCAGGTTTAGATTCAAAAAAACTGCGTGTTGACGGTGGCGTTGTACAGAATGATTTCCTAATGCAATTCCAAAGCGACCTTCTCGATGCACCCGTTGAACGACCAACCATAAAGGAAACAACCGCGCTTGGGGCCGCCTATTTAGCAGGTTTAGCAGTTGGTGTTTGGGAAAACAAAGAAGAGATTGCGAAAAAATGGCAAGTAGATAAGAAGTTTAATCCACAGATGGAAGATGCAGACCGCAACCGATATTATGATGGTTGGAAAAAAGCGGTTCACGCAACAATGTCATTTAAGTTAGATAACTAATGAGTGAAGAAAAGCCTTGGACTAAGTCTTAGTCCAAGGCTTTTCTTGCGGGTTATAAATACGTTTGAACGTCTGTTATTTCTCCATCTGGGAAAGAAGTGCTTGTTAAACACTTTGTCAGAGCTTCTGCTACAGCGTCAGCAGAACGAAGCTGCCCTTCTTTATGAAATGCTTGGAAACGCTCTAATTGAGGGAAGTCCTCTTTGGTTTGATTTCGTATGTCAGCTTGCATGTCTGTATCCATAATTCCGGGGTTAAATCCGCATATGTGAATAGGTATGTTTGCAGCTGACTGTTCTTGTGAGGTCGCTTGAACGAGCATGTTCATACTTGCTTTGGCACTTGAATAGCATGTCCAGCCAGAAATTGGACGATTCGCAGCCCCTGAAGTGATAAGTGCCATTCGTTTTAACGCTGAGAGTTGTTGAGAAAAATAGATAAATGCATTGGTCAAAACAGCCGGTGCGATGACATTTACGGCGTAATGTCGACTTATATCATTCGCTTTAAATGTTCCCATTTGTCCGATTGGTTGAACGATTCCGGCATTGTAAATAAACAGAAGTTCACTTGCTTGATTAGCTTTCATCATTTGCATGGCTTCATTAAAAACCGATGAAAGTTCTTCTGTTTGAGTAACATCCATATTAAAATAATGAAACGATGGATGTGTTGAAAAGAGAGGCTCTGTTCTTGAAAAGCCGGCTATCAAGTACTCTTTCTCTAGTAGACTTTCACATAATGCAGCGCCTAATCCTCGGGAAGCTCCAATAACAATTGCAAGTTTCATGTTGACCCCTCCTGTTCCTTAGTGTAGATGGTGCGCAACATTCGTGCAATTCTGTTGCTTTGTTAAGATTGTTTTAAAACTAGTCAGAAGTGGAATAGTAAGCAAGATAATAAAGAAAAAGAGCGTATCTATTTACGAAGTGGTATTTTCGCGCTATACTGAATGTAAGTTAATGAACGACCTGAGATGATGAGGGGTCACAGCATTCAAAAGGCGAAATTCCGTCTTGTTTGTTTAGCTGTGACCCTTTTTTGTATGCAATAAGATAAATGGAGGAAGATAATATGGCTTTTTCGGCTAAGACTCGTACAGCTTCAATTGAGAAAATGACAGAAAAGGAACTGGATCTTTTAATCATTGGTGGTGGAATTACAGGTGTTGGTACAGCTCTAGATGCGGCAACACGGGGGATGAACGTAGGATTAATTGAGATGCAAGATTTTGCGGCAGGGACATCAAGCCGATCTACTAAATTAATTCATGGTGGTTTGCGTTACTTAAAACAATTTGAAATTAAGTTGGTGGCGGAAGTAGGGACTGAGCGAGCGGTTGTTTATGAAAATGCTCCTCATGTGACAACACCTTTACGGATGATGTTGCCTTTTTATAAAGGTGGTACATTTAATTCGTTGACAACATCAATAGGTTTAAGTGTCTATGATCGACTTGCTGGTGTAAAGAAAGCAGAGCGACGGACGATGATGAGAGCGAAAGAGGCAATTACAAAAGAACCTATCTTGGCAGAGGAAGGTTTACGCGGCGCTGGGATGTATGTGGAATATCGGACAGATGATGCAAGGTTAACGATTGAAGTTGCCAAAACGGCAGCGGAAAAAGGTGCTTTACTGACAAACTATGTTAAAGCTGAATCGTTTGTCTATGATGATAAGAAAGTGGTTGGTGTTGTTGCTAAAGATTTAGTAACAGGAGAAGGAATGACGATTCGTGCTAAGAAAATTGTCAATGCCACCGGTCCTTGGGTAGATACACTAAGAGAACAAGATCGTTCGAAAGAAGGAAAAACCATCCATTTAACAAAAGGTGTGCATCTAGTTTTATCAAAAAAACGGCTTCCATTAAATCAAGCTCTCTATTTTGATACTCCTTTTAAAGACGGACGGATGATGTTTGCGATACCAAGAGGTGAGAAAGTATACATTGGAACAACGGACACGAATTATCAAGGAGATATGAGCGAGCCTGGCGTTACTAAGGAAGATGTCACTTACATCATAGATGCGGCCAATGGCTTATTCCCTGGTTATAATTTATCAGAGGCAGATGTAGAATCAAGCTGGTCTGGATTAAGACCGCTCATTCATGAAGAAGGAAAAGATCCATCTGATATTTCCCGCAAAGATGAAATTTTTCATTCAAAAAGTGGGCTAATGACAATAGCTGGTGGCAAGCTGACGGGTTATCGGAAAATGGCCGATAGTATTGTGACTACTGTCGCCAAAGAACTTGAAGCAGATGGAGGGCAAGTATATGGCCCATGTAAAACGAAACAGCTTGTTTTATCAGGAGGAGATGTTGGTGGTTCAGACCAACTAGATTTCTTTAACGCGGCTCACGTCGAAGCTGGAAAGCAACTCGGGTTAGATGAAAAGACGGCAACCGCATTAGTAGAGAGATATGGATCAAACGTTCCACAAGTCTTTGCATTTTTGGAAGATGATCAGGCAGAACAATTTGGGTTACCAAAAGCTGTTTGGGCCTCACTTCGTTACGCAATGGCTTATGAAATGGCATTAACGCCAGTGGACTTCTTGTTGCGTCGTTCGGCGTATATGTTGTTTGATATTGAGGTGGCCAAAGCGTATAAAGACAATGTTGTGGAAGCGATGGCTTCGATTCTAAATTGGTCAAATGAAGAACGAACAAATCATGAGAAAGAACTTGATAAGCAGTGGCGTCTGGTCACGCTCTCGGATGTGCTTAAATGATTTTTAATGGGCAGACCGTTTTGCCAGCAGTAAAAACAATGAGAGACTTTGAGAAAGCGGCAGAGAGTGAACATGAATTTATCGTTATTCTTGATATGCATCTCTCCAAGCTTGCTTCGATTAAGAAGTTAGCAAGAGAAGCAAATAAGCAACTAATTTTGCATGCTGATTTAATTCAAGGGTTAAAAAGTGATCGTGCGGCAGCGGAGTTCCTGTGTCAGGTAATCAAACCGGCAGGACTCATCTCAACTAGATCAGATATGTTACGGATAGCGAAGAAAAACAATGTTCTCGCAATTCAACGTTTGTTTTTGCTTGATACAATGGCGATTCATACAAGTTTTCAACTCGCGGAAACAGTTAAGCCAGATGTGATTGAATTGCTTCCAGGTATTCTGCCGCAATGGATTAGCCGTGTTCGCGATGAGACGGGTATCCATGTAATTGCTGGAGGATTAATTGAAACAAATGAAGATATTCAACTTGCCCTTGGAGCTGGTGCAGAGGCAGTAACTGCCTCTGATCAATTGCTTTGGTAATAAATAAACGTCTTTTTCGCAGTTAATGGGAAATACTACTGTGAAAAGACGTTTTTAATATGTAGAAAAAAGGTATAAACTGTTATACTGGTAAAGGTTTGCAAAATGAAATTTACAAGGAACGTAATTATCGGAGGGGTTAAATGGAGTCTTTTCACAATATTGTAGGGAGTATAAATGGTTTTACTTCTTATATAC
This window encodes:
- the glpK gene encoding glycerol kinase GlpK, with the translated sequence MAEKYILSIDQGTTSTRSILFNKEGEVVHTAQREFQQYFPKPGWVEHDANEIWNSTLSVISTLFTETEVDPKNIEAIGITNQRETTVVWDKKTGKPVYNALVWQSRQTQGICNELRDAGHNELFRSKTGLLIDPYFSGTKVKWIFDNVEGTKERAARGELLFGTIDSWLIWKLSGGKAHVTDYTNAARTLMFNIHDLKWDEELLNILGVPQTMLPEVKSSSEVYAKTVDYHFFGENIPIAGIAGDQSAALFGQACFEKGMVKNTYGTGCFILMNTGEEAVISENGLLTTIAWGIDGKVEYALEGSIFVAGSAIQWLRDGVKLLDDAKESERMATSIESSDGVYVVPAFVGLGTPYWDSDARGTMFGLTRGTSREHIVRATLESLAYQTKDVMDAMESDSGLDSKKLRVDGGVVQNDFLMQFQSDLLDAPVERPTIKETTALGAAYLAGLAVGVWENKEEIAKKWQVDKKFNPQMEDADRNRYYDGWKKAVHATMSFKLDN
- a CDS encoding SDR family NAD(P)-dependent oxidoreductase is translated as MKLAIVIGASRGLGAALCESLLEKEYLIAGFSRTEPLFSTHPSFHYFNMDVTQTEELSSVFNEAMQMMKANQASELLFIYNAGIVQPIGQMGTFKANDISRHYAVNVIAPAVLTNAFIYFSQQLSALKRMALITSGAANRPISGWTCYSSAKASMNMLVQATSQEQSAANIPIHICGFNPGIMDTDMQADIRNQTKEDFPQLERFQAFHKEGQLRSADAVAEALTKCLTSTSFPDGEITDVQTYL
- a CDS encoding glycerol-3-phosphate dehydrogenase/oxidase, which codes for MAFSAKTRTASIEKMTEKELDLLIIGGGITGVGTALDAATRGMNVGLIEMQDFAAGTSSRSTKLIHGGLRYLKQFEIKLVAEVGTERAVVYENAPHVTTPLRMMLPFYKGGTFNSLTTSIGLSVYDRLAGVKKAERRTMMRAKEAITKEPILAEEGLRGAGMYVEYRTDDARLTIEVAKTAAEKGALLTNYVKAESFVYDDKKVVGVVAKDLVTGEGMTIRAKKIVNATGPWVDTLREQDRSKEGKTIHLTKGVHLVLSKKRLPLNQALYFDTPFKDGRMMFAIPRGEKVYIGTTDTNYQGDMSEPGVTKEDVTYIIDAANGLFPGYNLSEADVESSWSGLRPLIHEEGKDPSDISRKDEIFHSKSGLMTIAGGKLTGYRKMADSIVTTVAKELEADGGQVYGPCKTKQLVLSGGDVGGSDQLDFFNAAHVEAGKQLGLDEKTATALVERYGSNVPQVFAFLEDDQAEQFGLPKAVWASLRYAMAYEMALTPVDFLLRRSAYMLFDIEVAKAYKDNVVEAMASILNWSNEERTNHEKELDKQWRLVTLSDVLK
- a CDS encoding glycerol-3-phosphate responsive antiterminator, producing MIFNGQTVLPAVKTMRDFEKAAESEHEFIVILDMHLSKLASIKKLAREANKQLILHADLIQGLKSDRAAAEFLCQVIKPAGLISTRSDMLRIAKKNNVLAIQRLFLLDTMAIHTSFQLAETVKPDVIELLPGILPQWISRVRDETGIHVIAGGLIETNEDIQLALGAGAEAVTASDQLLW